From Desulfosalsimonas propionicica, the proteins below share one genomic window:
- a CDS encoding glycosyltransferase: MRIVIDLQGAQTESRFRGIGRYSMSLTREMVKQRGNHEIVIALNGLLRDTIEPIRAEFEGLLPRENIRVWYAPGPVRECEPGNECRRQAAEFIREAFLASLNPDIIFVTSLFEGFVDDAVTSVGLFDQKTPVFATLYDLIPLLSPEHYLTPNPGYKKYYLNKIEHLKKATGWLCISNATEREALEIIGNDNKYTVNISTACDDKFCSLESSKKDFQVLTNRYRINKPFILYTGGSDFRKNLHSLIRAYSELSPKLRAEYHLVLAGKMPEGEIGLLKKTAKKAGLNENQVIFTGYVTDEMLLQLYNHCKLFVFPSWHEGFGLPVLEAMSCGAPTICSNNSSLPEVIGNEKALFNLSSEKEISDKIVQGLTDKSFRSELLKHSSRQKKKFSWEKSALRALEFLENYYDKEAGNEKKIVFPESRPMLAYVSPLPPERTGIADYSAELVPFLAEYYEIVVVTPQARVDDTWVSRHCKIRDVSWLRHHDSELDRVIYQFGNSPFHQHMLSLVTEIPGTVVLHDFYMSGLMSWLEMNAGVEYAWTKSLYEAHGYGSVCARYRDAEGAKRKYPANFNVLQYAQGIIVHSDYSRQLAHQWYGDNNPDNYVVIPPLRTPAPLFDKNKAKRQLGFREDDFIVCSFGFLDATKLNHRLLECWLASSLSRDKHCYLIFVGENCCDGYGSGLLRSIRDSGLKKRIRITGFASAEEFCLYLMAADMAVQLRTLSRGETSAAVLDCLNYALPLIVNRNGSMAELDCETAWMLPDEFKDADLIEALETLRRDPQRRRVLGRCACETMHQNHAPVECARRYAEAIERFHRRAQVSKLSLIRAIAKKTEVASFSEPELIRFSKSIAASLPPSRPAKRLFLDVTGTCRNDLKTGIERVARALMIALLDAPPPGYRIEPVYLTEAGGAWHYRYARRYILDLLGCPSQALNDEIVEPQNGDIVLVLDLSGDVLIQAQKAGLFAAYRDNGVAVFSTVFDLLPDRMPEVFPPGSDNMHRQWLQAISSFDGAVCISRAVADEFAAWQKRAGFDWKNRRPYRIEWFHLGADFEHSAPSHGQPGNGQKILAHLKAHPSFLMVGTIEPRKGQLQTIEAFTQLWEDGIDVTLVIVGKEGWLDVPDNMRRNIPETVQRLRSHPELDNRLFWLSGISDEYLGKIYAASTCLIAASYGEGFGLPLIEAAQHKLPIIARDIPVLREVAGDHVYYFQGKEPDGLAGAVKQWLELYKTGAHPRSDDMPWLTWEQSAEQIKQILSNNPLLSKII; this comes from the coding sequence ATGCGCATTGTCATTGACCTGCAAGGTGCCCAGACTGAAAGCCGTTTTCGCGGTATCGGCCGCTACTCCATGTCCCTGACCAGGGAGATGGTAAAGCAACGGGGCAATCACGAGATCGTCATTGCCCTAAACGGACTTTTGCGCGATACCATTGAGCCTATCCGCGCTGAATTCGAGGGGCTGCTGCCCCGGGAAAATATTCGTGTCTGGTATGCTCCCGGCCCGGTACGGGAATGCGAACCCGGCAACGAATGCCGCCGCCAGGCAGCAGAATTTATCAGGGAAGCATTTCTGGCCAGCCTGAATCCGGATATTATTTTCGTGACCAGTCTCTTTGAGGGATTTGTGGACGATGCTGTGACAAGTGTTGGTCTTTTTGATCAAAAGACTCCTGTTTTTGCAACGCTATATGATCTTATTCCATTACTAAGCCCTGAACATTATTTGACTCCTAATCCTGGTTATAAAAAATATTACCTGAACAAGATCGAGCATCTCAAAAAGGCAACCGGATGGCTTTGTATTTCAAATGCCACCGAAAGAGAAGCACTGGAAATTATTGGCAATGACAATAAATACACCGTAAATATTTCTACTGCCTGCGATGATAAATTTTGTAGCTTAGAAAGCTCGAAAAAGGATTTCCAAGTTTTAACGAACCGATATCGTATCAATAAGCCCTTCATTTTATATACCGGTGGCTCGGACTTTAGAAAAAACTTGCACAGTCTGATCAGGGCTTATTCCGAGCTATCTCCAAAACTGAGAGCAGAATACCATCTTGTTTTGGCTGGGAAAATGCCTGAAGGGGAAATTGGACTCCTGAAAAAAACCGCCAAGAAGGCTGGCTTAAACGAGAACCAAGTTATCTTTACAGGCTATGTGACTGACGAAATGTTGTTACAGCTCTATAATCATTGTAAACTTTTTGTCTTTCCATCTTGGCACGAAGGGTTCGGGCTGCCAGTACTTGAGGCCATGTCATGCGGTGCACCGACCATATGCAGCAACAACAGCAGCCTGCCGGAAGTTATTGGCAATGAAAAAGCGCTTTTCAACCTTTCATCGGAAAAAGAAATTTCAGACAAGATTGTGCAAGGGCTAACTGACAAAAGCTTTAGATCAGAACTCTTGAAACACTCATCCAGACAGAAAAAAAAGTTTTCCTGGGAAAAGAGTGCACTGCGAGCGTTAGAATTTTTAGAAAATTATTATGATAAAGAAGCTGGAAACGAAAAAAAAATTGTTTTCCCTGAAAGCCGGCCTATGTTGGCTTACGTCTCGCCACTCCCACCCGAACGAACCGGTATAGCAGATTACAGCGCCGAACTCGTGCCTTTTTTGGCGGAATATTATGAAATCGTCGTGGTGACGCCGCAGGCACGAGTCGATGATACTTGGGTTAGCAGGCATTGTAAAATTAGAGATGTTTCCTGGCTAAGGCACCATGATAGTGAACTGGACAGGGTGATTTACCAGTTCGGTAATTCACCTTTCCATCAACATATGCTTTCATTAGTAACGGAAATTCCGGGTACGGTAGTGCTGCACGATTTCTACATGAGTGGGCTGATGTCTTGGTTGGAAATGAATGCGGGCGTCGAATATGCTTGGACCAAATCGCTTTATGAAGCCCATGGATATGGTTCTGTATGCGCACGATATCGCGATGCCGAAGGAGCAAAACGCAAATACCCGGCCAACTTTAATGTTTTGCAGTATGCCCAAGGAATTATCGTTCATTCTGATTATTCGCGGCAGCTTGCTCACCAATGGTATGGGGACAACAATCCCGACAATTATGTTGTCATTCCTCCCCTGCGCACTCCGGCCCCATTATTTGACAAGAATAAAGCCAAAAGACAACTCGGCTTCAGAGAAGATGATTTTATTGTCTGCAGTTTTGGTTTTCTGGATGCAACCAAACTAAACCATCGCCTGCTTGAATGCTGGCTTGCCAGTTCACTTTCCCGGGACAAGCATTGTTATTTGATTTTTGTTGGCGAAAACTGCTGTGATGGCTACGGCAGTGGCCTGCTTCGAAGTATTAGAGACAGTGGCCTCAAAAAGCGCATACGCATCACTGGCTTTGCTTCAGCCGAAGAGTTTTGTCTGTATCTTATGGCTGCGGATATGGCAGTGCAACTGCGCACGTTATCGCGCGGGGAAACATCCGCGGCCGTCTTGGATTGTCTGAATTACGCTTTGCCGCTGATTGTGAATCGCAACGGCTCGATGGCTGAACTGGACTGTGAGACCGCATGGATGCTGCCGGACGAGTTTAAGGACGCCGACCTCATTGAAGCTTTGGAAACATTAAGGCGAGACCCTCAAAGGCGGCGAGTTCTCGGGAGATGCGCCTGTGAAACCATGCATCAGAATCACGCACCTGTGGAGTGCGCCAGACGTTACGCAGAAGCTATCGAGCGGTTCCATCGCAGGGCCCAAGTTTCTAAGCTTTCATTGATTCGCGCTATCGCCAAAAAAACAGAAGTGGCCTCGTTTTCTGAGCCTGAACTTATTCGCTTCTCCAAGTCGATTGCAGCTTCCTTGCCACCATCGAGGCCGGCCAAACGCTTGTTTTTGGATGTGACCGGCACCTGTCGGAATGACCTCAAGACAGGCATTGAACGTGTGGCCCGAGCTCTGATGATCGCCTTGTTGGACGCACCGCCGCCCGGCTACCGCATCGAACCTGTTTATCTCACTGAAGCCGGCGGAGCGTGGCACTATCGCTACGCCCGGCGTTACATACTTGACTTGCTGGGGTGCCCGTCCCAAGCGCTTAACGACGAAATCGTTGAACCTCAGAATGGGGATATTGTGCTGGTGCTTGATCTGTCCGGCGATGTGCTTATTCAGGCACAAAAAGCGGGGTTGTTTGCAGCCTACCGGGATAATGGTGTTGCTGTTTTTTCGACTGTTTTTGACCTTTTACCAGATCGTATGCCGGAGGTGTTTCCTCCTGGTTCAGACAATATGCACCGACAATGGCTTCAGGCTATTTCAAGTTTTGATGGGGCAGTGTGCATCTCCAGGGCAGTTGCCGACGAGTTTGCCGCATGGCAAAAACGAGCAGGGTTTGACTGGAAAAATAGGCGACCATATAGAATAGAGTGGTTCCACCTTGGGGCAGATTTCGAACATTCAGCTCCCAGCCATGGCCAGCCTGGGAATGGGCAAAAAATACTCGCGCATCTCAAAGCGCACCCGAGTTTTCTGATGGTCGGAACCATAGAGCCGCGCAAAGGGCAATTGCAAACCATTGAGGCGTTTACTCAGCTCTGGGAGGATGGGATAGACGTAACTCTGGTTATTGTCGGAAAGGAAGGATGGCTGGATGTGCCCGACAATATGCGCCGCAACATTCCAGAAACTGTTCAACGCCTCCGATCCCATCCCGAACTCGACAATCGTCTGTTCTGGCTTTCAGGAATCAGCGATGAATACCTGGGAAAAATTTATGCTGCCTCCACTTGCCTTATCGCCGCCTCCTACGGCGAGGGTTTTGGCCTGCCGCTAATTGAAGCAGCCCAGCACAAACTACCCATTATAGCCCGGGATATTCCCGTGCTCCGCGAGGTGGCAGGCGATCATGTCTACTATTTTCAGGGCAAGGAACCGGATGGTTTGGCTGGTGCAGTAAAGCAATGGCTGGAGCTCTATAAAACCGGCGCCCATCCCCGCTCTGATGACATGCCCTGGCTGACCTGGGAGCAGAGTGCAGAGCAGATTAAACAAATTTTATCCAATAACCCACTGCTGTCCAAAATAATCTGA
- a CDS encoding IS4 family transposase, producing the protein MIKHASLFSQLIALIDRKKFHELVYQHQSERFAKKFNSWEHFVAMLFCQIAQAKSLREICGGVACCMGKMKHLGMKKAPNKSTLSYANAHRPWEMFQDLFYEMLATCKMATPGKHKFRFKNKLLSLDSTTISLCLSLFPWAKFRRTKGAVKLHLLLDHDGYMPSYAYISNGKKHDVTIARTISLSPGSIITMDRAYNDYRLFALWTEDRIYFVTRLKDNADYEVVKNFKVPQKRNILSDQLIRFTGARAKKDCPHDMRKAVVWDNVNSRQIVLLTNHLDFGASTISAIYKDRWQIELFFKALKQNLKVKTFVGTSENALYIQIWTALIAMLMVKFLQFKSRFGWSLSNLVAFLRWNLFTYRDLWEWIHSPFEVLPIEPQPVQYSLPLQVPGQHLY; encoded by the coding sequence ATGATAAAGCACGCCAGCCTCTTCAGTCAACTGATTGCTTTGATTGACCGGAAAAAATTTCATGAGCTTGTATACCAGCATCAATCCGAGCGTTTTGCCAAAAAATTCAATTCATGGGAGCATTTTGTAGCCATGTTGTTTTGCCAGATCGCGCAGGCCAAAAGCTTAAGAGAAATTTGCGGCGGAGTTGCCTGCTGCATGGGCAAAATGAAGCACCTGGGCATGAAAAAAGCTCCGAATAAATCAACCCTGTCATATGCAAATGCCCACAGGCCTTGGGAGATGTTTCAGGACCTGTTCTATGAAATGCTTGCCACGTGCAAGATGGCTACCCCCGGCAAGCATAAGTTCCGCTTTAAAAACAAGCTGCTCTCTCTTGACAGCACCACTATATCCTTGTGCTTATCCCTGTTTCCATGGGCAAAGTTCCGCAGAACCAAGGGTGCTGTAAAACTGCATCTTCTGCTGGATCATGACGGGTATATGCCATCTTACGCTTATATTTCCAACGGAAAGAAGCATGATGTCACCATCGCCCGCACGATTTCACTTTCTCCCGGTTCTATCATCACCATGGATAGAGCCTACAACGACTACAGGCTTTTTGCCCTGTGGACCGAAGACAGGATTTATTTTGTCACCCGCCTGAAGGACAATGCCGATTACGAGGTGGTTAAAAACTTCAAGGTCCCCCAAAAGCGCAATATCCTGTCCGACCAATTGATCCGTTTCACCGGCGCAAGGGCTAAAAAAGACTGCCCCCATGATATGCGAAAGGCGGTGGTGTGGGATAATGTCAATTCGCGCCAGATTGTTCTTTTAACCAACCACCTGGATTTTGGTGCAAGCACAATATCCGCGATATACAAGGACCGATGGCAGATTGAGCTTTTCTTCAAGGCCCTGAAACAGAACCTGAAGGTGAAAACCTTTGTAGGCACAAGTGAAAATGCCCTTTACATCCAGATTTGGACAGCATTAATCGCCATGCTCATGGTCAAGTTTCTTCAGTTCAAGTCGAGATTCGGTTGGTCGCTGTCAAACCTGGTGGCTTTTTTGCGATGGAACCTTTTTACATACAGGGACTTATGGGAATGGATACATAGCCCATTCGAAGTATTGCCAATTGAACCGCAGCCTGTCCAATATTCGTTGCCACTTCAGGTTCCTGGACAGCACCTGTACTAA